Below is a genomic region from Ruania alba.
GAAAACGTCGCGGCCATCGTGCGCGCCGGCGGCGCGTCCTTCTCCGACGTGATCTCCCTGCGCGTCTTCCTCACCGACCGGTCGCTGTTCCCCGCCATGAACGAGGCTTACGCGGCATTCGTCGAGCAGCACGGCGGCCAGGACGTGTTCCCGGCACGCACCACCGTGATCTGCGGACTGCCCCGTGAGGAGATGCTCGTCGAGATCGACGCGCTCGCGGTGGTCAGCGAGTAGCGGCGACGCCGCGCCTCTCAGACGAGCGCGGCCTGCACCCGCTCGCCGTGCCGGGTGGCCAGGTCCGCTCGCCCCACTTCGTGCAACCAGGCTGAGTGCCGCTCCCAGAGGCGACGGACGTCGTCGGGACGTTCGCCGAGGAGATCCTGAGACTCGGCGAGGTCGGCGGACAGGTCGAACAGGTGCACGCCGTCCCCGACGTCCACGTGCTCGACGGTGTGTACACCGCGCGCCTCGTCCGAGTCACCGTGGGTGATCCGCAGCTTGAGATCTCCCACCCGCACGGCCGACTGGAACCCGGTCTCCCAGTGCAGCGACTCGTGCCCCGCGCCGCCCTCACCACGCCACAGCGCGCCCTGGTCGGTGCCATCGCTGTCCAGGGTGGCCACGTCATAGCCGGCGGCGGCGAGCAGCGTCGGGTAGAGGTCCATCGAACTGACCAGGCCCGGCTGGGTGCGCCCACCGGACCAGCCGCCGTCGGGCCAGCGCACCAGGTAGGGCACCCGCACCCCACCCTCGGCGAGGGTGTACTTGGTGCCGCTGAGCGGGGTGTTGTCGCCGTAGTTGCAGGTGGAGCCGCCGTTGTCGGTGAGGTAGACAACGATGGTGTTATCGGCGTTCCCGGACTCGTCCAGCGTGTCCAGGAGGCGGCCGATCTCGGCGTCCATCAGCTCCAGCTGGGCCAGGTAGTACTCCCGGCCGTGCTCCAGGTTCGGGGCGATCGCCCCGTCGTACCAGTCGTGGTAGCTGAGCGCGTCGGCGTCGTGCCAGTCGGCCTTCGCGGGAAGGCCGCGCTTCTCGAGCTCCTCGGCCGGCAGCTGCCAGCAGAA
It encodes:
- a CDS encoding RidA family protein, with translation MTKTAVHTDAAPPPAHAFPQGVRKGPFLQVSGQGPVDPATREYVFPDDVAAQTTRVLENVAAIVRAGGASFSDVISLRVFLTDRSLFPAMNEAYAAFVEQHGGQDVFPARTTVICGLPREEMLVEIDALAVVSE
- a CDS encoding sulfatase family protein encodes the protein MPASNPPNVLLILSDDHGYGDRSALGFDPAVRTPALDRLAANGVSCSDAYVAAPICNPSRGAIISGSYPARWGSTWFSDTRFPDERSTLAERFGELGYTCGYFGKVHYGPEEPGDRACPSEHGFDESYYGLAGQQQGRLNYLVHSDDAVAEYGPEAQWRMAVQPMLHNGDEVELDSFLTAELGRRTRDFITTTEGPYFAMVAFNAVHNFCWQLPAEELEKRGLPAKADWHDADALSYHDWYDGAIAPNLEHGREYYLAQLELMDAEIGRLLDTLDESGNADNTIVVYLTDNGGSTCNYGDNTPLSGTKYTLAEGGVRVPYLVRWPDGGWSGGRTQPGLVSSMDLYPTLLAAAGYDVATLDSDGTDQGALWRGEGGAGHESLHWETGFQSAVRVGDLKLRITHGDSDEARGVHTVEHVDVGDGVHLFDLSADLAESQDLLGERPDDVRRLWERHSAWLHEVGRADLATRHGERVQAALV